From one Clostridia bacterium genomic stretch:
- the acpS gene encoding holo-ACP synthase, producing MIVGMGVDVTEVARMEAAIARFGQRILQRLFTEAEIHYCESKLNKFERYAGRFAAKEAAMKAIGTGWKRGVAWRDFEVRREPSGRPTIGFSGKAAEFAHKLGVRRASISISHTEQMAIAQVILED from the coding sequence ATGATTGTTGGAATGGGAGTGGATGTGACAGAGGTGGCGCGCATGGAGGCGGCCATCGCTCGTTTCGGACAGCGCATCTTGCAGCGCCTTTTCACCGAAGCGGAAATTCATTATTGCGAATCGAAGCTCAACAAGTTTGAGCGCTATGCCGGACGATTTGCCGCCAAAGAAGCTGCTATGAAAGCGATCGGCACAGGTTGGAAGCGCGGCGTCGCATGGCGCGACTTCGAGGTGAGGCGCGAACCCTCAGGCCGTCCAACAATCGGTTTCAGCGGCAAGGCTGCGGAATTTGCGCATAAGCTCGGAGTACGGCGCGCATCTATCTCTATTTCTCACACCGAGCAGATGGCGATTGCGCAGGTCATTCTGGAAGACTGA
- a CDS encoding cold-shock protein gives MEQGTVKWFNDAKGYGFISRQNGEDVFVHFSAIQSAGGFRTLQEGQAVQFNVVKGPKGWQAENVQVL, from the coding sequence ATGGAACAAGGCACAGTGAAGTGGTTCAATGACGCGAAGGGCTACGGCTTCATCAGCCGCCAGAATGGAGAGGACGTTTTCGTGCACTTCTCCGCCATCCAGAGCGCGGGCGGCTTCCGCACTCTACAGGAAGGTCAGGCAGTGCAGTTCAACGTCGTCAAAGGACCGAAGGGCTGGCAGGCAGAAAACGTTCAGGTTCTTTAA
- a CDS encoding DUF488 domain-containing protein, which translates to MAVVYTIGHSTRTLDELIDVLKAHSISTLIDIRAFPASRRLPHFHREVLERALPEAGIRYLWMPELGGRRKKIRDDSPHTELRSQSFRNYADYMLTPEFAAAARRVLALASESNTAIMCAERMYFQCHRMMVSDYFAAHGHEVRHIIDAVPPRTHKLTREAHLVGGQLLYNAESLF; encoded by the coding sequence GTGGCCGTCGTTTACACCATCGGACATTCCACGCGCACGCTGGATGAATTGATTGACGTGCTGAAAGCGCACTCGATCTCCACGCTTATCGATATACGCGCGTTTCCGGCATCGCGCCGCCTGCCACATTTCCATCGAGAGGTTTTGGAACGCGCACTGCCCGAAGCAGGGATTCGATACCTGTGGATGCCCGAGCTGGGCGGCCGTCGCAAGAAGATCCGCGACGACTCACCGCACACGGAACTTCGCAGCCAATCTTTTCGCAACTACGCCGACTACATGCTCACGCCCGAGTTCGCCGCCGCGGCACGGCGCGTGCTCGCGCTCGCCAGCGAATCCAATACGGCCATCATGTGCGCCGAGCGGATGTACTTCCAATGCCATCGGATGATGGTGTCTGACTACTTCGCCGCACACGGACACGAAGTGCGGCACATCATCGACGCGGTTCCGCCTCGCACGCACAAACTCACGCGTGAAGCGCACCTAGTGGGCGGGCAGCTGCTCTACAACGCAGAGAGCTTGTTTTAA
- the selA gene encoding L-seryl-tRNA(Sec) selenium transferase: protein MKTTSKSDLFRKLPSVDELVRSEAVAELCAREGRTVVIEAARTVLERLRSEIAASAVDDARLELAIGGLAEAVEREVLQAFAYSLRRVINATGVVLHTNLGRAPLGAAVLEHAHEIAEGYSNLEFDISAGERGKRDVHVDRVFRQIFANVPRPLSTIVVNNNAAAVLLSLSALAEGGEVIVSRGELVEIGGSFRIPDVMAKSGAVLQEVGTTNRTRLADYERAITERTRLLLRVHRSNFQIVGFTEQPSLSELAALGRKHNIPVMEDLGSGALVDLRTFGVPEEPNVFDSLQASVDVVTYSGDKLLGGPQAGLLTGAPELIARIRTNPLFRALRVDKLIYATLEATLLAYVRQQYDAIPALRMIALDAVEIRARAERLAQAFRPLDRVQAEVRDGVSVIGGGAAPGSTLPTAVLAVTVANYSADELAAALRSNEPPIIARVEDDRVLLDLRTVDPSEEAAIRAAIERIAS from the coding sequence GTGAAGACCACTTCAAAATCGGATCTATTCCGCAAGCTTCCATCGGTCGATGAGTTGGTGCGCAGCGAGGCCGTCGCTGAACTCTGCGCTCGTGAAGGACGCACCGTCGTCATAGAGGCTGCGCGAACAGTGCTCGAACGCCTGCGGTCGGAGATCGCTGCCAGCGCCGTCGATGACGCGAGACTCGAGTTGGCAATAGGAGGACTCGCGGAGGCCGTGGAGCGCGAAGTGCTTCAGGCGTTTGCGTATTCTCTGCGCCGCGTCATCAACGCCACCGGTGTTGTGCTCCACACCAATCTCGGACGCGCGCCACTCGGCGCTGCGGTCCTCGAACATGCGCACGAGATTGCGGAAGGCTACTCGAACCTCGAGTTCGACATCTCCGCCGGTGAGCGCGGCAAGCGCGACGTTCACGTGGATCGCGTCTTCCGTCAGATTTTTGCGAACGTGCCACGGCCGCTCTCGACCATCGTCGTCAACAACAACGCCGCAGCCGTACTGCTGTCGCTAAGCGCGCTGGCGGAAGGCGGCGAAGTCATCGTTTCTCGTGGTGAGCTGGTAGAGATTGGCGGCTCGTTCCGCATCCCGGATGTCATGGCGAAGTCCGGCGCTGTCCTGCAAGAGGTTGGCACAACGAACCGGACCAGGCTCGCGGATTATGAGCGCGCCATCACTGAACGCACGCGGCTGCTCTTGCGCGTACACCGCTCGAATTTCCAGATCGTTGGCTTCACCGAACAGCCGTCGCTTTCCGAACTGGCCGCGCTCGGCCGCAAACACAACATCCCCGTCATGGAAGACCTCGGCAGCGGCGCGCTGGTCGATCTGCGTACCTTCGGCGTGCCGGAAGAACCGAACGTCTTTGACAGCCTCCAGGCAAGCGTGGACGTTGTGACCTACAGCGGGGACAAGCTGCTGGGTGGGCCGCAGGCAGGATTGCTCACCGGCGCGCCGGAACTGATCGCCCGCATCCGAACCAACCCGCTGTTCCGGGCGCTTCGCGTAGACAAGCTCATCTATGCCACGCTGGAGGCGACACTGCTTGCCTATGTTCGCCAGCAGTACGATGCGATTCCCGCTCTGCGCATGATCGCGCTTGATGCCGTCGAAATACGGGCGCGCGCCGAAAGACTGGCTCAGGCTTTCCGCCCGCTCGACCGCGTGCAGGCTGAGGTCCGCGATGGCGTGTCGGTCATCGGGGGCGGAGCGGCGCCGGGTTCGACGCTGCCGACGGCTGTGCTCGCCGTCACCGTTGCAAATTACAGTGCAGATGAACTGGCGGCTGCGCTTCGCTCGAATGAGCCGCCGATTATTGCGCGCGTTGAGGATGACCGTGTGCTGCTCGATCTGCGAACAGTCGATCCTTCCGAAGAAGCTGCCATCCGCGCAGCCATTGAGCGCATCGCCAGCTAG
- the recG gene encoding ATP-dependent DNA helicase RecG has product MLELTTSVQYVKGIGPRVAEALAVKGIATVEDLLYYLPFRYEDRINPRTVAELRPGEMVSVIAEVRTAGLFRTRGAPLFQMTAGQGRASLSCLWFHGAYLKDVFQPGQMVALYGKVEEKSSGRGGLQMIQPQFEILHDPADTKGASEEEQMRGSLEIGRIVPIYEATGKLTSRWFRRVIHGALQNLSDDVVDAIPTVVRARMGLAPRREAFFQAHWPDPGESFADLLSARTPAHVRLIFEELFFLELGLELKRRRVRQQNGIAFHIDDRVRSAIKRILPFHPTTAQKRVLKEIATEMREPSPMRRLLQGDVGSGKTIVAFQAAIIAIENGYQVTIMAPTEILATQHFLSARRILEKAGYRIVLLTGSLDPERKRSTQRHIASGDAQLVIGTHAVLQEKVEFAKLGLVIVDEQHRFGVMQRLKLMRKANQGVPDTLVMTATPIPRTLALTLYGDLDVSVLDELPPGRTPITTRRVSDERSEEVWAFARKVVAAGQQVYVVYPVIEEAPSEDNKDGEESGGAQSKEGRVQLKAAIKMYEELSRSVFPDLKVGLLHGRMDADEKEIAMRRFQRGETNVLVSTTVIEVGVDVPNATLMIIEHAGRFGLSQLHQLRGRIGRGSARSYCILMTGTKVSEEAEQRLDTMVSTTDGFAIAEKDLELRGPGEFFGTKQAGMPTLRVANLIRDRELLEAAKREARAVMEGPNAEISQEEQTRALRYLQSHWNRRYGLVEVG; this is encoded by the coding sequence ATGCTCGAACTCACTACATCCGTTCAATACGTGAAGGGGATTGGTCCGCGTGTTGCGGAGGCACTCGCGGTGAAGGGCATCGCAACCGTTGAGGACCTGCTCTATTACCTGCCTTTTCGCTACGAAGACCGCATCAACCCGCGAACCGTCGCCGAACTGCGGCCGGGCGAGATGGTAAGCGTCATCGCCGAGGTCCGCACCGCAGGCCTGTTTCGCACCCGGGGCGCGCCCTTGTTCCAGATGACCGCAGGGCAGGGCCGCGCTTCTCTCTCGTGTCTCTGGTTCCACGGCGCGTATCTGAAGGACGTCTTCCAGCCGGGTCAGATGGTCGCTTTGTACGGCAAGGTGGAAGAGAAAAGTTCGGGGCGCGGCGGACTGCAGATGATCCAGCCCCAGTTCGAAATCCTGCACGACCCGGCGGATACGAAGGGTGCGTCAGAGGAGGAGCAGATGCGGGGATCGCTTGAGATTGGCCGCATCGTTCCTATCTACGAAGCCACCGGCAAGCTCACGTCGCGCTGGTTCCGTCGAGTAATTCACGGGGCATTGCAGAACTTGAGCGACGACGTCGTGGATGCGATTCCCACCGTCGTACGAGCGCGCATGGGACTGGCTCCGCGCCGTGAGGCATTCTTCCAGGCGCACTGGCCCGATCCCGGCGAGAGCTTCGCCGACCTGCTATCTGCGCGCACCCCGGCGCACGTTCGCCTCATCTTCGAGGAGCTATTCTTTCTCGAACTTGGACTCGAACTGAAGCGTCGTCGCGTGCGCCAGCAGAACGGCATCGCTTTCCACATCGATGATCGTGTGCGCTCGGCGATCAAGCGTATCCTGCCGTTCCATCCCACCACGGCACAGAAGCGCGTGCTCAAAGAGATTGCCACAGAAATGCGCGAGCCCAGTCCCATGCGGCGTCTTTTGCAGGGCGACGTCGGCTCGGGCAAAACCATCGTCGCATTCCAGGCTGCGATCATCGCCATTGAGAACGGCTACCAGGTCACGATCATGGCGCCGACCGAGATACTTGCAACACAGCACTTCCTCTCCGCGCGCCGCATTCTGGAGAAGGCCGGATACCGCATCGTTCTGCTGACCGGTTCGCTTGATCCTGAGCGAAAGCGCAGCACGCAACGCCACATCGCGTCCGGCGATGCGCAACTGGTGATCGGCACACACGCCGTTTTGCAGGAGAAAGTCGAGTTTGCCAAGCTCGGACTCGTCATCGTCGATGAGCAGCATCGCTTCGGCGTCATGCAACGGCTCAAGCTCATGCGCAAGGCGAACCAAGGGGTGCCGGACACGCTGGTCATGACCGCAACCCCCATTCCGCGAACGCTTGCGTTGACGCTGTATGGCGACCTCGACGTCAGCGTGCTCGACGAACTTCCTCCCGGACGGACTCCGATCACAACGCGCCGCGTATCGGACGAGCGCTCCGAAGAAGTCTGGGCCTTCGCGCGCAAGGTCGTCGCCGCGGGCCAGCAGGTATACGTCGTCTATCCCGTGATTGAGGAGGCTCCGAGCGAAGACAACAAGGATGGTGAGGAGTCGGGTGGTGCGCAGTCGAAAGAAGGGCGCGTACAGCTCAAGGCTGCTATCAAGATGTACGAGGAACTGAGCCGGAGCGTCTTCCCGGACCTCAAGGTTGGACTATTGCACGGGCGCATGGACGCCGATGAGAAAGAGATCGCGATGCGCCGTTTCCAGCGCGGGGAAACAAACGTCCTGGTTTCCACCACCGTGATCGAAGTCGGTGTCGATGTCCCGAACGCCACACTGATGATCATCGAGCACGCCGGACGTTTTGGCCTGTCGCAGTTGCACCAGTTGCGCGGGCGCATCGGCCGTGGCAGCGCCCGGTCTTACTGCATTCTGATGACTGGCACCAAGGTCAGCGAAGAAGCTGAGCAGCGGCTGGACACCATGGTCAGCACCACGGACGGATTCGCCATCGCCGAGAAGGATCTTGAGCTTCGCGGCCCGGGAGAGTTTTTCGGCACCAAACAAGCAGGTATGCCGACCTTGCGCGTTGCCAACCTTATCCGCGACCGCGAACTGCTGGAGGCCGCCAAACGTGAAGCTCGCGCAGTGATGGAAGGCCCCAACGCGGAGATTTCGCAAGAGGAGCAGACGCGGGCGCTCAGGTACTTGCAGTCACATTGGAATCGACGATACGGGCTGGTCGAAGTCGGGTAA
- a CDS encoding sensor domain-containing diguanylate cyclase, whose protein sequence is MQRVAILYDASQAVLSTFDLDEVLNQILAIARDYFRLQSGAILLLDRNTQELHVRAQFGEEGHQSHAKIRVGEGITGTAIKIKRPLYVPDVLLDSRYIAGMPHTRSELAIPLMVRDEVVGVLDCQSSELDHFDAETVDLLTLFSTQASIGLQNAQLYSLEQRRAAQLEAINAIAKQASAVLELGVLLKKVCSLLLQSFPLDHVVIFLRDEEGRLVLRAHDGTLTPRLAEDDVLATEPGCAAHAIDTGSTVIVNDTTSSSYSSQCLSETKSEVSLPLASSGEKLGLLMCHSSRAEAFQHADVQALESVADIVATAIHNAAQVEKVRQLAYRDGLTGMFNRRHFEVRILEEMDRASRYAGGLSVLMIDIDNFKLVNDEFGHLLGDEVLREVSNIFAQQLRKVDAACRFGGEEFAVIVPATTGENALAVAEKLRRAVEGWHFPGVPRRISISIGVAEYPQHGETRDALVRAADAALYVAKQKGRNRVQSATIAEVSGANG, encoded by the coding sequence ATGCAAAGAGTCGCTATTCTGTACGACGCGAGTCAGGCCGTTCTGTCCACCTTTGATCTCGACGAGGTGCTCAACCAGATCCTCGCGATAGCACGGGACTACTTCCGCCTGCAGAGCGGCGCCATTCTCCTGCTCGATCGCAACACCCAGGAACTCCACGTCCGCGCCCAGTTCGGCGAGGAGGGCCACCAGAGCCATGCGAAGATCCGGGTCGGCGAAGGCATTACGGGAACTGCGATCAAGATCAAGCGTCCACTCTATGTGCCGGACGTTTTGTTGGATTCACGCTACATAGCGGGTATGCCGCACACGCGTTCCGAGCTGGCTATTCCGCTGATGGTGCGCGACGAAGTGGTTGGCGTGCTGGATTGCCAGAGTAGCGAACTGGACCACTTCGATGCGGAGACCGTGGACTTGCTGACCCTGTTCTCGACCCAGGCTTCCATTGGCTTGCAAAACGCACAGCTTTATTCGCTGGAACAGCGCCGCGCCGCTCAACTTGAAGCAATCAACGCTATCGCGAAACAGGCCAGCGCCGTCCTTGAACTTGGCGTGCTGCTAAAGAAAGTCTGCTCACTCCTCCTGCAATCGTTTCCACTGGATCACGTGGTCATTTTTCTGCGGGATGAAGAAGGCCGCCTGGTGCTCCGCGCGCATGATGGCACACTGACGCCGCGTCTGGCAGAAGATGACGTGCTCGCCACGGAACCGGGATGCGCCGCCCACGCAATCGACACGGGGAGCACGGTCATCGTAAACGACACTACGAGCAGTTCCTACTCATCACAGTGTCTCTCGGAGACGAAATCGGAGGTTAGCCTCCCGCTTGCTTCGTCAGGAGAAAAGCTGGGCTTGCTGATGTGTCACAGTTCGCGTGCGGAGGCTTTCCAGCACGCCGATGTGCAGGCGCTGGAATCCGTCGCCGACATTGTCGCTACCGCGATTCACAATGCGGCACAGGTCGAGAAGGTCAGACAACTTGCCTATCGCGATGGACTGACGGGCATGTTCAATCGCCGGCATTTCGAAGTCAGGATTCTGGAGGAGATGGACCGCGCCTCGCGGTATGCCGGCGGCTTGTCCGTCCTGATGATCGACATCGACAACTTCAAGCTTGTGAACGACGAGTTCGGACATCTGCTGGGCGATGAAGTCCTGCGTGAAGTGTCCAACATCTTTGCGCAGCAATTGCGAAAAGTGGACGCGGCGTGCCGCTTCGGGGGGGAAGAGTTCGCGGTCATTGTACCGGCGACGACAGGAGAGAACGCCCTGGCAGTGGCGGAGAAACTGCGGCGTGCCGTCGAGGGATGGCATTTCCCGGGTGTGCCGCGCAGGATCAGCATCAGCATCGGCGTAGCGGAATATCCCCAGCATGGCGAAACGCGTGACGCACTGGTGCGCGCCGCCGATGCAGCACTTTATGTGGCCAAGCAGAAAGGGCGAAACCGCGTGCAGTCGGCAACCATCGCCGAGGTTAGCGGCGCCAACGGCTGA
- a CDS encoding PDZ domain-containing protein: protein MRKGILTSLMIVMMLTASAAVAGTCFLETQGRDDEPRVFMSGSGSYMGVSVRDVTSDRVAELKLKEETGAEVVAVDQDAPAGKAGLKEKDVIASFNGQKVESAEQLRRMIHEVPAGRNVTLSVSRDGQLMNVQVTLGARRPAAKIGKAKNNAFPPMPPMAPMVGDIDIPSFNVMVQTSTRSGIMVENLTPQLADFFGVKSDARGVLVRSVEKGSAAEAAGLRAGDVIVRVDKEKIADVGDWRRAIRTRTGATPLGIVRDKRDQTISVVFPVRKMRGALFNADDFDIDFDDIKLQLERLGPQIERESKRIAMLVNDDVMRNVDVSKTLKQVRAATEKAMAARQKDIEKAQKEVERAHEQMRKAFEQQMQ, encoded by the coding sequence ATGCGAAAAGGAATTCTAACTAGCTTGATGATTGTGATGATGCTGACCGCATCAGCAGCGGTGGCGGGAACTTGCTTTCTGGAGACGCAGGGCCGCGATGATGAGCCCCGGGTTTTCATGAGCGGCAGCGGTTCTTACATGGGTGTCAGCGTACGTGACGTAACCTCTGACCGGGTTGCTGAGCTGAAGCTGAAAGAAGAGACTGGCGCCGAGGTCGTTGCGGTGGACCAGGACGCTCCCGCAGGCAAAGCGGGATTGAAAGAAAAGGACGTCATCGCCAGCTTCAACGGCCAGAAGGTGGAAAGTGCAGAGCAGCTACGGCGCATGATTCACGAAGTTCCGGCAGGGCGCAATGTCACACTTAGCGTGAGCCGCGATGGCCAGCTCATGAACGTGCAGGTCACGCTGGGTGCCCGCAGGCCCGCAGCCAAGATCGGCAAAGCAAAGAACAATGCCTTTCCTCCCATGCCCCCGATGGCGCCCATGGTTGGCGACATCGATATCCCATCGTTCAATGTGATGGTACAGACGTCCACCCGCAGCGGCATCATGGTCGAAAACCTTACGCCGCAACTTGCGGACTTCTTCGGTGTCAAGAGTGACGCACGCGGCGTGCTGGTGCGCTCCGTGGAGAAGGGCAGCGCCGCTGAAGCCGCAGGCCTCAGGGCTGGCGATGTCATCGTTCGCGTCGACAAGGAAAAGATTGCCGATGTCGGCGACTGGCGCCGTGCGATTCGAACGCGCACCGGAGCGACGCCGTTGGGTATCGTCCGCGACAAGCGCGACCAAACCATCTCCGTCGTCTTTCCTGTGCGGAAAATGCGCGGAGCGCTGTTCAACGCCGATGATTTCGATATCGATTTCGATGACATCAAACTCCAGCTAGAGCGTCTGGGCCCTCAGATTGAGCGCGAGTCCAAACGCATTGCCATGCTGGTGAACGACGACGTCATGAGAAACGTCGATGTAAGCAAGACGCTGAAGCAGGTTCGCGCTGCAACCGAGAAGGCGATGGCTGCGCGTCAGAAAGACATCGAGAAAGCGCAGAAGGAAGTCGAACGCGCCCACGAGCAGATGCGGAAAGCTTTTGAACAACAAATGCAGTAG
- a CDS encoding HEAT repeat domain-containing protein gives MNCEWVKDNVTLYLYDELPDDARHELEQHVGRCRECAAELEGIRKFHGSMNQLPQLEVTPNLLASARMRLQEELETTEQAHGWRRFTFDPFAWLAQVRFSPALATVIFIVGFGGGVGTMYRMAANGRVAPTVYTPEQHTASAISGIRSVTQQPGSDNVQIQYEKTIPQQMQGSVNDPEIQELLLYASRSNFNSGVRMDSIDLLTQKPDDARVREALVFALRYDSNPGVRLKAMEGLANSVKQDIRVRNAILEALLNDNNPGVRSGALHALEPVKADTSVRQALQQLAQEDPSTFIRGESRRLLASLPQID, from the coding sequence ATGAATTGCGAGTGGGTGAAAGATAACGTAACGCTCTACCTCTACGACGAGTTGCCGGACGACGCGCGCCACGAATTGGAGCAGCATGTCGGCCGCTGTCGCGAATGCGCGGCGGAGTTGGAGGGCATTCGTAAGTTTCACGGCAGCATGAACCAGCTTCCGCAGCTTGAGGTCACGCCGAACCTTCTAGCGTCGGCCCGCATGAGGTTGCAGGAAGAGTTGGAAACGACGGAACAGGCACACGGATGGCGCCGGTTCACTTTCGATCCGTTTGCCTGGCTGGCTCAAGTGCGCTTCTCTCCGGCGCTCGCAACCGTCATTTTTATTGTTGGCTTCGGTGGCGGCGTGGGAACCATGTATCGCATGGCCGCGAACGGTCGAGTCGCTCCCACCGTGTACACCCCCGAGCAGCACACGGCATCGGCTATTTCAGGCATACGCAGCGTCACGCAACAGCCCGGCTCGGACAATGTTCAGATTCAGTATGAAAAGACGATCCCGCAGCAGATGCAAGGATCGGTGAACGATCCAGAGATTCAGGAGCTGCTGCTGTACGCAAGCCGCAGCAATTTCAACTCCGGCGTTCGCATGGATTCGATCGATCTGCTCACGCAAAAGCCAGACGATGCTCGGGTTCGCGAAGCCCTGGTGTTTGCGCTGCGATATGACAGCAATCCCGGAGTTCGCTTGAAGGCCATGGAAGGCCTCGCGAACTCGGTGAAGCAGGACATTCGCGTGCGCAACGCCATTCTGGAAGCGCTGCTGAATGACAACAATCCAGGCGTACGTTCCGGCGCGCTACACGCACTGGAGCCAGTGAAGGCCGATACCAGCGTTCGGCAGGCATTGCAGCAGTTGGCGCAGGAAGATCCGAGCACATTCATTCGTGGCGAGTCGCGACGTCTGCTGGCGTCCCTGCCGCAGATCGACTAA
- a CDS encoding sigma-70 family RNA polymerase sigma factor has protein sequence MVGQSLSRINDAELIRAAQRGDRAAFEELVRQYDHAVLRLALHLTGSEQDAKDIYQEAFLKAYRNMGSFRFECSFYTWIYRIVTNLCLDHLRKRQVRKEDAPVTTDSHGEEYNLLDQVADDRSGASPERDLMRRELGARIAKALEKLTPRERMVFEMKHYQGLKLRTIGDALNTTEETAKNTLFRATQKLRAALSDMR, from the coding sequence ATGGTTGGGCAGAGCCTAAGCCGCATCAATGATGCGGAACTAATCCGGGCGGCACAGCGCGGCGACCGTGCTGCTTTCGAAGAACTCGTTCGCCAGTACGACCATGCTGTGCTGCGGCTTGCACTGCATCTGACGGGTTCCGAGCAGGACGCAAAGGATATTTACCAGGAAGCATTCCTGAAGGCCTACCGCAACATGGGTAGCTTCCGGTTCGAGTGCTCTTTCTATACCTGGATTTATCGCATCGTCACCAATCTCTGCCTCGATCACCTGCGGAAGCGGCAGGTGCGCAAGGAAGATGCGCCGGTCACTACCGATTCGCACGGAGAGGAATACAACCTCCTCGATCAGGTTGCCGACGATCGCTCCGGCGCCAGTCCCGAGCGTGATCTTATGAGGCGCGAGTTGGGCGCGCGCATCGCCAAGGCGCTTGAGAAGCTCACGCCGCGCGAGCGCATGGTATTCGAGATGAAGCATTACCAGGGTTTAAAGCTGCGGACGATCGGCGATGCCCTGAATACGACGGAAGAGACGGCCAAGAACACGCTTTTCCGCGCTACGCAGAAATTGCGCGCGGCGCTGTCCGACATGAGATAG
- the rplI gene encoding 50S ribosomal protein L9, with protein sequence MEVILKEDVANLGQRGDVVKVAEGYGRNFLLPKKLAIEASAANKAVIEQMKASAVRRAARERGDAEALAKQFDGVSLHFVRKSGEHDQLFGSVTSSDIAHELETRGFNVDRRKIQVEEPLKTLGEFAVNIKLHRDVTTQVKVTITRDLEEA encoded by the coding sequence ATGGAAGTCATTCTGAAAGAAGATGTGGCCAATCTGGGACAGCGCGGCGACGTGGTGAAGGTCGCCGAGGGCTACGGCCGCAATTTCCTGTTGCCGAAGAAGTTGGCCATCGAAGCGAGTGCGGCGAACAAGGCCGTCATTGAGCAGATGAAGGCGTCAGCGGTGCGCCGTGCGGCGCGCGAGCGGGGCGATGCCGAGGCATTGGCGAAGCAGTTCGATGGCGTCAGCCTGCACTTTGTTCGCAAGTCCGGCGAGCACGATCAGCTGTTTGGATCCGTCACTTCGTCTGACATCGCGCACGAGCTTGAGACGCGCGGCTTCAACGTGGATCGTCGCAAAATCCAGGTCGAAGAACCGCTGAAGACGCTGGGTGAGTTCGCGGTTAACATCAAGTTGCATCGCGACGTGACGACGCAGGTGAAGGTCACGATTACGAGAGACTTAGAAGAGGCGTAG
- the rpsR gene encoding 30S ribosomal protein S18: protein MADETTKQDSPAVTTSETPAATPTTSTDRPSQGHTGRPSGSRPGGSRPAGQRSSGPREGGRKFFRRKKVCKFCTEKIDSINYKDVRLLSQFVAESGKIVPRRLTGVCTPHQRRVTEAIKQARNIALLPFAARV, encoded by the coding sequence ATGGCAGACGAAACAACGAAACAGGATTCACCAGCTGTGACCACGAGCGAGACGCCCGCAGCGACACCGACCACGAGCACGGATCGGCCGTCACAGGGCCACACGGGCCGTCCTTCGGGTTCCCGCCCAGGCGGCTCCCGTCCAGCTGGCCAGCGTTCCAGCGGTCCGCGTGAAGGCGGCCGCAAGTTCTTCCGTCGCAAGAAGGTCTGCAAATTCTGCACGGAGAAAATCGACAGCATCAACTACAAGGACGTGCGACTGCTTTCGCAGTTCGTCGCCGAGAGCGGCAAAATTGTTCCTCGCCGCCTCACGGGCGTGTGCACGCCGCACCAGCGGCGGGTCACGGAAGCGATCAAGCAGGCACGCAACATCGCGCTGCTGCCGTTCGCGGCTCGTGTCTGA
- the rpsF gene encoding 30S ribosomal protein S6 — MQQRTYEVMFIVRPDLVEDDLDKLISTIETNITNAGGTVKNTERMGKRRLAYTVGKFYEGMYILLIVEGSGNLVKEIERRFRVTEQVIKYITVRVDDEQKRLAKVKALRDSKVKGQGRQAQAAAEAAEAAANAAESALPNA, encoded by the coding sequence ATGCAGCAACGTACTTATGAAGTGATGTTCATTGTTCGTCCTGACCTGGTCGAAGATGATCTGGATAAGCTCATCTCCACCATCGAGACGAACATCACCAATGCCGGCGGCACGGTCAAGAACACCGAGCGCATGGGCAAGCGCCGCCTGGCCTACACGGTCGGCAAGTTTTACGAAGGCATGTACATCCTGCTAATCGTCGAGGGCTCCGGTAACCTGGTGAAGGAAATCGAGCGCCGTTTCCGCGTGACCGAGCAGGTGATCAAGTACATCACGGTGCGCGTTGACGACGAGCAGAAGCGCTTGGCGAAGGTCAAGGCGTTGCGTGACTCGAAGGTCAAAGGCCAGGGTCGCCAGGCACAGGCCGCCGCGGAAGCTGCAGAAGCAGCTGCCAACGCTGCTGAGTCGGCTCTCCCCAATGCCTGA